The following are from one region of the Indicator indicator isolate 239-I01 chromosome 14, UM_Iind_1.1, whole genome shotgun sequence genome:
- the ART4 gene encoding ecto-ADP-ribosyltransferase 4, whose protein sequence is MPVLASLLLLISSQMLLKGAASHFMMDMALHSFDDQYLGCREQMMEELERGDYFQKEIAANKDYLSLWKKAQEALLKSPVGLLREMHESHAIALMAYTMNSSLHSQLNWATATGGSSPEHYRHNFSFKYFHFYLTTAIQIMKKWQSSKESTGKPKCYQVHRGVKDLYIEARVGNRVRFGRFTSTSLLWNEAQKFGNETFFTVTTCLGAAVQGFSYHTSEKEVLIPPYEIFFVKQFFQTQHGNRMHLHSVGNYSKYHCQLVEDSRSNNAASTALTSAALVGGVFMCLVCKN, encoded by the exons ATGCCAGTGCTGGCCAGCCTTCTATTGCTGATCTCCTCACAAATGTTGCTAAAAGGG GCTGCATCCCACTTCATGATGGATATGGCTCTGCATTCCTTTGATGACCAGTATCTGGGGTGCAGAGAGCAGATGATGGAAGAACTGGAGCGAGGAGACTATTTCCAAAAGGAAATAGCTGCTAACAAGGACTATTTGAGTCTCTGGAAAAAGGCCCAGGAGGCTTTGTTAAAGAGCCCTGTAGGTCTCCTAAGAGAGATGCATGAAAGCCATGCCATAGCCCTCATGGCTTACACCATGAACTCTTCCCTGCACTCTCAACTGAACTGGGCCACTGCTACAGgaggaagctctccagagcactACAGACACAACTTCAGtttcaaatattttcacttttaCCTAACAACTGCTATTCAGATAATGAAGAAGTGGCAAAGCAGCAAGGAAAGCACAGGGAAACCTAAGTGCTACCAGGTGCACAGAGGGGTAAAAGACTTATACATCGAGGCCAGGGTGGGCAACAGGGTGCGATTTGGCCGTTTCACTTctacctctctcctctggaatGAAGCCCAGAAGTTTGGGAATGAAACTTTTTTCACAGTGACCacttgcctgggagcagctgtGCAAGGCTTTTCTTACCACACATCCGAGAAGGAAGTCCTCATTCCCCCTTATGAGATCTTCTTTGTCAAACAGTTCTTTCAGACGCAGCACGGTAACCGGATGCATCTGCATTCTGTGGGCAACTACAGCAAGTACCACTGCCAGCTCGTGGAAG ATTCAAGAAGCAATAATGCTGCTTCCACTgccctcacctctgctgctcttgTAGGTGGAGTTTTCATGTGCTTGGTCTGCAAGAACTGA
- the SMCO3 gene encoding single-pass membrane and coiled-coil domain-containing protein 3, whose product MALSDLLYPDNPKRRQELIQLHQELLDCMSTNFRATNELAGVLNEHLGCTIPHIQMRDSSTVKENCDIIIQAMSEIQHQVQKIDSDMKEKLEPVLYQKLYDIKEPELEKIAIAQKIFSIVLGEATSTAGMVAMKLLGSNLVTFTVSKLISLLAQIGASVLGGISITILGLGIEMILHAILGAVERNQLSTAVRSYEKHLAEFKAASEKYQRAIREVTSLVRQQAQ is encoded by the coding sequence ATGGCGCTGAGTGACCTTCTTTACCCAGATAACCCCAAGAGAAGGCAAGAATTGatccagctgcaccaggaaTTGCTTGACTGTATGTCCACAAATTTCCGTGCCACAAATGAGCTGGCTGGAGTGCTGAATGAGCACCTGGGCTGTACCATTCCTCACATTCAGATGAGAGACAGCAGCACTGTCAAGGAAAACTGTGATATAATCATTCAAGCGATGAGTGAGATTCAGCACCAGGTACAGAAGATTGATAGTGACATGAAGGAAAAGCTAGAGCCTGTGCTGTACCAGAAGCTGTATGACATCAAAGAGCCTGAGCTGGAGAAAATTGCAATAGCCCAAAAAATTTTTTCCATTGTTCTTGGAGAAGCAACTTCAACAGCTGGGATGGTAGCTATGAAACTTCTTGGATCCAATCTTGTAACTTTCACTGTGAGCAAGCTCATCAGCCTCCTTGCACAGATCGGGGCATCTGTTCTTGGGGGAATCAGCATCACCATTCTTGGGCTTGGAATAGAAATGATCCTCCATGCCATcctgggagctgtggagaggaaTCAGCTTTCCACAGCTGTGAGAAGCTACGAGAAGCACCTGGCTGAGTTTAAAGCAGCCTCAGAAAAGTATCAGCGTGCCATACGTGAAGTGACTTCTTTGGTGAGACAGCAGGCTCAGTGA